The following are from one region of the Corylus avellana chromosome ca1, CavTom2PMs-1.0 genome:
- the LOC132189278 gene encoding protein SCARECROW-like, translating into MGIVRRLSAEDVMKIAKEVLIQNHVFGLSHQETIDVELACLLLASAEKVAKQEHDEGSRLLSLCDFLSSKTGSSVQRTVHYFTKALQQRIDREAGGNALKGSKSSSEEEETMAYGNLTIIACYLHLPFSQITQFAGIQAIVESVASVKRVHYIDLAIRTGAQCIVLMQALATRHGCPIELLKVTAIGISSKQRIEETGKRLARFADTLTYPFHSK; encoded by the coding sequence ATGGGCATTGTCCGTAGATTATCAGCGGAAGATGTCATGAAAATAGCGAAAGAAGTGTTAATCCAAAACCATGTTTTTGGTCTCTCCCACCAAGAAACCATTGATGTGGAACTTGCATGTCTTCTTTTAGCTTCTGCAGAGAAGGTTGCCAAGCAAGAACATGATGAAGGAAGCAGATTGCTAAGCCTCTGTGATTTCTTGTCCTCCAAGACAGGAAGCTCAGTTCAAAGAACCGTTCATTATTTTACCAAAGCCCTTCAACAGAGGATTGATAGAGAAGCAGGGGGAAATGCATTAAAGGGCTCGAAGAGTAGTagtgaagaagaagagacaATGGCGTACGGGAATCTTACCATCATTGCATGTTATCTTCACCTTCCCTTCAGCCAAATTACTCAGTTTGCAGGAATCCAAGCAATTGTAGAAAGTGTGGCTTCTGTGAAAAGGGTTCACTATATTGACCTTGCAATCAGAACTGGAGCTCAATGCATAGTGCTTATGCAGGCCCTTGCAACTCGCCATGGATGCCCAATCGAGCTTCTCAAAGTAACTGCAATTGGGATATCATCAAAACAGAGGATTGAGGAGACAGGGAAAAGACTCGCCCGTTTTGCTGACACTTTAACATACCCTTTTCATTCCAAATAA